The following coding sequences lie in one Daphnia magna isolate NIES unplaced genomic scaffold, ASM2063170v1.1 Dm_contigs117, whole genome shotgun sequence genomic window:
- the LOC123466765 gene encoding LOW QUALITY PROTEIN: U6 snRNA-associated Sm-like protein LSm4 (The sequence of the model RefSeq protein was modified relative to this genomic sequence to represent the inferred CDS: inserted 1 base in 1 codon) produces the protein MLPLSLLRTAQNHPMVTIFKINASTYNGHLVSCDNWMNINLRXVICTSKDGDRFWRMPECYIRGSTIKYLRIPDEVIDMVKEEVVAKGRGRK, from the exons ATG ttacCCTTGTCATTATTGCGTACGGCGCAGAATCACCCCATGgtaacaatttttaaaattaatgcTTCA ACTTACAATGGCCATTTGGTGAGCTGTGATAACTGGATGAACATTAATCTAC GAGTAATTTGCACCTCCAAG GATGGTGACAGGTTCTGGAGAATGCCAGAATGTTACATTAGAGGTAGCACAATCAAGTATCTTCGAATTCCTGATGAAGTTATTGATATGGTAAAAGAAGAAGTAGTGGCAAAAGGCCGTGGTCGTAAGTGA
- the LOC123466269 gene encoding ceramide glucosyltransferase-B-like yields the protein MSHQYVNFFWLIVAAALFVFWIGYWLVHILAIVYGKWKLHHKSCKQPKETPYPAVSILKPLTGVDVNLFSNLETFFTMQYPVYELLFCICDESDPSLMLVKKLMEKYPKIDAQIFIGGEKVGINPKINNIQLGYASAKYELFMISDSGIRMKEDTLIDMVEHMKEDVGLIHQMPFVCDREGFPATLEKIYFGTAHARIYLAADFVGVNCATGMSALMRKSLIDDAGGLKAFGCYLAEDFFLAKAIKDRGWKIGICSQPAWQNSGICHIPTFQERIIRWAKLRIAMVPSTIIFEPVSECMLLGALAAWSIYWLFEWDPLAVGLLHILAWFILDWILLSVVQDGPLPFSKFEFVLGWFLRELTAPFLFLNALFRPTIRWKAGIYRLKWGGVVEELKPKGKP from the exons ATGTCACATCAATACGTTAATTTCTTTTGGTTGATTGTGGCCGCTGCGTTGTTTGTCTTCTGGATCGGCTACTGGCTCGTCCACATTCTAGCAATTGTTTACGG CAAATGGAAATTGCATCATAAGAGCTGTAAGCAACCAAAAGAAACGCCATATCCGGCCGTCTCAATTTTGAAGCCACTTACTGGAGTCGACGTGAATTTATTTAGTAATCTCGAAACATTTTTCACAATGCAATATCCAGTG tatGAATTGCTATTTTGCATCTGTGACGAAAGCGATCCGTCTTTGATgctggtaaaaaaattaatggaaAAATATCCGAAAATAGACGCGCAAATCTTTATTG GCGGTGAAAAAGTAGGTATTAATCCAAAAATTAACAATATTCAGCTTGGATATGCCTCTGCCAAATATGAATTGTTCATGATCTCAGATTCTGGTATCCGAA TGAAAGAAGACACACTTATTGACATGGTAGAACATATGAAAGAAGATGTTGGGCTCATTCACCAAATGCCATTTGTTTGTGATCGGGAAGGGTTCCCAGCTACGCTAGAGAAG ATTTATTTCGGAACGGCTCATGCGCGCATCTACTTAGCGGCGGATTTCGTGGGTGTTAACTGTGCTACCGGGATGTCGGCTTTGATGCGAAAGTCGCTGATCGATGACGCTGGTGGTCTTAAAGCCTTTGGATGCTATTTAGCCGAAGATTTTTTCCTGGCAAAGGCCATCAAAGACCGTGGCTGGAAGATCGGCATTTGCAGTCAACCTGCGTGGCAGAATTCTGGCATTTGCCACATACCTACTTTCCAAGAAAGAATCATTCGTTGGGCGAAGTTAAGAATCGCAATGGTTCCTAGCACGATTATCTTCGAACCAGTTTCGGAGTGCAT GTTGCTTGGTGCCTTAGCTGCCTGGTCTATCTACTGGCTGTTTGAGTGGGATCCGCTTGCAGTTGGTTTGTTACATATTCTTGCATGGTTTATTCTTGATTGGATTCTTCTTTCAGTCGTGCAG GACGGCCCATTGCCTTTCAGCAAGTTTGAATTCGTTCTAGGGTGGTTTTTGCGTGAGTTGACTGCACCCTTCTTGTTTCTCAATGCTCTTTTCCGACCTACCATCCGTTGGAAGGCGGGAATTTACCGTTTAAAGTGGGGTGGAGTAGTTGAGGAATTAAAGCCTAAAGGGAAACCCTGA
- the LOC123466268 gene encoding LOW QUALITY PROTEIN: tRNA (cytosine(72)-C(5))-methyltransferase NSUN6-like (The sequence of the model RefSeq protein was modified relative to this genomic sequence to represent the inferred CDS: inserted 1 base in 1 codon): protein MPFSDNEVLDKILQSMNNYEGPVSQETLCNHLKTPPNRTVIRVNTVVTSKEILKDDIEKALAVQYDFKGVPAPIVQFHSKIDDILVVECNQKTEKVEPIYPHVMVGLACAVAVLRGANVYAPGVTAIPSGVYIGDRVSVFADILGQCKRGWNSEYQGQKFFVGNGLLVQNRKDLFTVAVPSGLAINMIEPLFDCPSIGDILHEDTIGGIQKGFLQNLPSVLCGHALNLQSHHLILDLCAAPGGXTTHIGCLMKNKGKVIALDKSVAKIKRIQENSTKLGLTNITAFAFDSIKANIKIPENQLRGVDIITVPPIPESPPFHPYSFDRVLLDAPCSALGQRPQLYNPIRLKEVQSFARLQKKLFVAAVQLLKPGGRMVYSTCTYNVSENEEIIDWALGKFPFLRVVSPDIKLGKPGYRVGRLTEEDCIAMQRFGCPASCGSQNENSDAIGFFICCLERIISKSV, encoded by the exons ATGCCGTTTTCGGATAATGAAGTCTTAGACAAGATATTGCAATCGATG AATAATTATGAAGGGCCAGTTTCTCAAGAAACCTTATGTAATCATCTCAAAACTCCCCCTAATCGCACCGTAATTCGCGTTAACACTGTAGTTACAAGCAAAGAAATTCTGAAAGATGACATTGAAAAAGCACTTGCAGTG CAATATGACTTTAAAGGAGTTCCTGCTCCAATTGTCCAATTTCACAGTAAAATTGATGACATACTAGTTGTGGAGTGCAATCAGAAAACTGAAAAGGTAGAACCAATCTACCCACATGTTATGGTTGGCTTGGCTTGTGCAGTAGCTGTGTTAAG GGGTGCGAACGTCTATGCGCCGGGTGTAACAGCCATTCCCTCTG GAGTTTATATTGGCGACAGAGTTTCAGTGTTCGCTGATATTTTGGGCCAGTGTAAAAGAGGATGGAATAGTGAATACCAAgggcaaaaatttttcgttggCAATGGTTTACTAGTGCAAAATAGGAAAGATTTGTTCACAGTTGCAGTTCCCAG CGGATTAGCTATCAACATGATTGAACCACTGTTTGACTGTCCCAGCATTGGTGATATTTTGCATGAAGATACGATAGGTGGAATCCAAAAAGGATTTCTACAAAATCTTCCATCGGTCTTGTGTGGACATGCCTTAAATCTCCAATCGCATCATCTTATCTTAG ACTTATGTGCTGCCCCTGGGG AGACTACTCATATTGGCTGCCTAATGAAAAATAAG GGAAAAGTAATCGCCCTTGACAAATCAGTGGCAAAAATTAAACGCATTCAAGAGAATTCAACGAAGCTCGGGTTGACCAACATCACAGCCTTTGCGTTCGATTCGATAAAAGCAAACATCAAAATACCTGAAAACCAGTTGAGAGGAGTCGACATTATAACGGTTCCACCAATTCCCGAATCACCACCATTTCATCCTTACTCATTCGATCGGGTATTGCTTGATGCGCCTTGTAGCGCTCTTGGGCAGAGACCGCAACTGTATAATCCGATTCGACTGAAGGAGGTGCAGTCGTTTGCAAG ATTGCAGAAAAAACTCTTCGTTGCG GCTGTCCAGTTGCTGAAACCCGGAGGCCGTATGGTATATAGTACGTGCACTTACAACGTGTCCGAAAATGAGGAGATCATTGATTGGGCTTTAGGGAAATTCCCTTTCCTCCGTGTAGTAAGTCCTGATATTAAGCTGGGTAAACCAGGATACAGGGTGGGTCGCTTAACAGAAGAAGATTGTATCGCGATGCAGAGGTTTGGTTGTCCCGCTAGCTGTGGGTCACAGAACGAAAATTCGGATGCAATAGGTTTTTTCATATGCTGTTTAGAAAGGATAATATCAAAAAGTGTGTGA
- the LOC116922129 gene encoding 28S ribosomal protein S28, mitochondrial, whose amino-acid sequence MEIILRQTTFSAGRSPIFRCFRNISDIVGSQTNKQISRSYSDVSGQPKSKSEIDNNKSVSGVENKTMSGFGKAFEKFSLLTRKPLDEPDIKFATLLRLSKFMQLGDPQGKVVEGKIIRVVGNDLYIDFGGKFECVCQKPLKNERDYVRGSRVRLRLQRLELSTKFLGATKEITLREADALLVGIVRTPFRT is encoded by the exons atggagatCATTCTCCGGCAAACGACCTTCTCTGCCGGTCGGAGTCCAATTTTTCGCTGCTTTCGCAATATTTCCGATATTGTCGGCTCCCAAACTAACAAGCAAATCAGTAGAAGTTATTCTGATGTCAGTGGGCAGCCAAAATCTaaaagtgaaattgataaCAACAAATCTGTTTCTGgagttgaaaacaaaaccatGTCAGGCTTTGGAAAAGCCTTTGAAAAGTTTTCGTTATTAACTCGCAAACCCCTGGATGAACCTGATATCAAATTTGCAACATTGTTAAGACTCTCCAAATTCATGCAG CTAGGAGATCCACAAGGAAAAGTTGTTGAAGGCAAAATAATCCGGGTAGTCGGTAATGATTTATACATAGATTTTGGAGGGAAATTTGAATGTGTATGCCAAAAACCCCTTAAAAATGAAAG AGATTATGTCAGGGGTTCCAGAGTAAGGTTGCGTCTGCAAAGATTAGAGCTTTCAACCAAATTCTTAGGAGCAACAAAGGAGATCACTCTCCGTGAAGCAGATGCTCTTTTGGTTGGAATTGTGCGCACCCCTTTTCGAacataa